In one window of Candidatus Angelobacter sp. DNA:
- a CDS encoding isocitrate lyase/phosphoenolpyruvate mutase family protein translates to MTTTQHEKALRFQELHRGSGAFLIPNPWDAGSARLLAGLGFEAFATSSAAAAGVLGRRDGRMTRDESLANARMIVEATDLPVAADLEH, encoded by the coding sequence ATGACTACGACACAACACGAAAAGGCGTTGCGATTTCAGGAACTGCATCGAGGGTCCGGCGCGTTCTTGATCCCCAACCCGTGGGATGCCGGCTCCGCGCGTCTGTTGGCCGGTTTGGGCTTTGAGGCATTCGCCACGTCGAGCGCCGCTGCGGCGGGTGTTCTCGGGCGGCGCGATGGCCGGATGACGCGAGACGAGTCGCTGGCGAACGCGCGAATGATCGTTGAGGCGACTGACCTGCCGGTGGCTGCGGACCTGGAACATG